GAATAGATTGTTCATTGTCATTCTATATTGATGGAGGGATGGCCACTTGACCTTTGGTGAACTTTCGACACGGACATAGCCTCTGGTAGTTGCTATGACGACCTGCAGACAATACAAGCGCAATGTCACACGCAGTACACAATGATAATGATAACACAAGGCACTTCAATCACAGGCAACAATGTAGCGGCCTTTTGTGGTCACTCTCTAATAaactggctgtattatagagggtggcctgctaacacaggtccaaacacatgctactgtgttagcaggccaccctctataatacagccaggttaatgggccccaaagtctccatagcatgtgtttggacctgtgttagcagaccaccctctataatacagccagggccccaaagtctctccatagcatgtgtttggacctgtgttagcagaccaccctctataatacagccagggccccaaagtctctccatagcatgtgtttggacctatgttagcaggccaccctctataatacagccaggttaatgggccccaaagtctccatagcatgtgtttggacctgtgttagcaggccaccctctataattatattacagcCAAGGTGTGGACCACCGTAGACAAGTACCACATAAGTATACCATTTAGACAGGCACAATTcacaatatataattataaaaggaACCTCCCATCAACAGAGGACACTCGAATACTACTTTCATCACACACACCGCCCCCGTatgacacacatacacagccacgcccccctatGATACAGACCTGCACAGGAGAAGAGCATTGGCTCGTTGTTAGTGAGGCAAGTTCCCGGGGACACTGCGCCATCGCTCTCCACACACAAGGCCGGGGGGAAGTCCACAAACCTACACACAGGTGGCATACATtagcctcattcccaggccgatttgttTCTCTAAAATACATGTAACGCTAGGTATAGAGACAAATTGGCCTGGAAACCAGGCTAGGTACAcattagcctcgttcccaggccgatttatCATGTAACGCTAGGTATAGAGACAAATGGGCCTGGGAACCAGGCTAGGCACGCATGTACACGTGTAGTGTTATTTttatgaacattttaatgcAAGAACAGAAattgacataaattattaagGTTTGGAAATAAGAAGATATCAACATCTTAGAAGAACAAACGTAGACAATACAGGAAGAGAGATTTGCTGCAGGGGAACTTAAAATCTTGCAGAGTGTAAAGTACACTGGACTGTTTACACAATTAAGCGTCCTGTTTGCAACATGTAGCATTGTTTGACCCCAACACATTcaatatcagaggaggtccgacaagcGCGGCACAGCTCAAGCAAACTAGCCTCTGAAGTGCTTGTTCTAGATGGAAGACTATAATTGCTAGAGCTGCACTGCGCcggtcgtacctcctctgcattcAAACcataaggtgacatattttcacgtgtattaatttctgctatttctgcgaatgagagtaaaatcgcaaaaattagtactcgcaaataattggccgccctcttgtttaatgtatccagatcgacatttcgcaaaaaattatatataccagcaaaatgtacaaaactgtaaaaacgcaaacaaatctacctgtgaaaatatgtcaccttaattaAGGTActacactgttacagtaccGTCAAGAGTACAGAGAGCTGcacacactggtcggtggtggtggttggtgtTAACCACATGTGCCTTTAGACAAAAAGGACCACCTCTTAACAAActcttaggcctagtttaccACATATTAACCATAATAACAAGAGTGTACTCTTATCTATCCTTGGGTATAATGATAGGTACATGACGTATATAAAACAGGCAAATTTGTGCCTGTGCTGTATCAAGATTGAGATTGAAAATAGGCACCATTTTAAAAATGCTGCATCGGCACATCCCTGAAGGCTGTATAGAACAGTGCTGCTttctctcataattataccattattattcataataattatataaaaattGTAACCTCACCTCCCCTGGACAGTATCAGTGGTTGTACAGTTGAGCTGTTCCCTCAGAACATTGTGATTATTGATGGCTTTAAAGTACGCTGGCTCACACACCAACCCCTCGGACATACAAGCGTCTTTACAAGCCACGCCCTTTTTCCCagtgagcatgtgcagtagaGTGAGATCAGGCCAGAGCGGGTGTTGACTGGATCCGCCAAACACCTCCACTCCGCATAGTACGAGATAACTTGGTCCTATAAATAGATAGAGTGAATACAGAAGCGAGAATAGAGAGAGAGTTATGGTATGATGAAATTGCAACGAAAAGTTTAAGAAGACTATTTAAGATATCTGAGGTAATCATTTTTATGAATGCCACGAAATAGAGGCAGTTCACGTAAATAAAATTGCAACCAAAAAAGACTTTCAGTAAAAATTTGGGCAATTTTGCAACTACACGTGTATTGTACATTCAAAGGTtgtcaccagcaaaatattctaattatacagtattgtATTTACGTGCAAGGGGCTCCAGTTGCTATTGACAACACGTGAATAGTACAATAAAAAATTCTACCAAACCAAAATTTAAGAAAAAAAAATTCCACTCACCATCTCCGTGCTCCAGTGAGTCTATACGAACATGTCGTGCTCTCACGTGGATATCGTCCCATACATAGAATGTTCGGCTATCTGTAAACTGTCGACTCAGCACTTGATCTCCGTCAGAGTTCAATAAGGTCACGACGAAAGGATCGAGAAACACCGCCCCCCAAGTCTTAGCCAAGACCCACTCAAACTACAGTGAGGTCAATATCACAAGAATAAAGTACTGAAATGTTATGATCAGTATTTgtcatatgtacatgcataatcaCATGATGTGAGATACATGTAACTACAAAAGACACAAGTTATAATTGGACTAAATTTAGATAGCCTGAAAActttacacccacacacacaccacacacacacacacaaacaccccccacccacacacacacacacatacacgaacacccccccccacccacacacatacaaacacccccacccacccacacacacaaacacccccccccacacacacacaaacacccccccacacacacaaacaccccccccccacacacacacaaacacccccccacacacacaaacacccccccccccccacacacacacaaacacccccccacccacacacaacccACTCACAGTATTGGTAATACGAATTTTAACAATATTCAGTTCATCTTCGAGATCCACACTCCACCAGTGAGAACTACCGGGGGCAGACCAGAAACAACTGTCCTCATCTGGCAGACCATCCACTGCCTCACCCGGAGTGTGGGTCTGGAAACAGCTGCTGGAGTAGGCCGGACGACCCAGTGCTAGGTCAAAGCCATCACAGAAGTTTTGGTGGGAGAGGTAACTGCCAACGCGTTCTAAcatgccctgtgtgtgtgtatgtgtatgtgtgtgcgtgtgtgtgtgtgtgtgtgtgtgtgtgtgtgtgtggtgtgtgtgtgtgtgtgtgtggtgtgtgtgtgtggtgtgtgtgtgtgtgtgtgtgtgtgtgtgtgtgtgtgtgtgtctgtgtatgtgtgagtgtgtgagtgtgtgtgtgtgtgtgtgtgtgtgtgtgtgtgtgtgtgtgtggggggggggggggggggttactGGATATTTTGCAGATTTGGTATTATAGGGTCACAAACCttaatgctataattatagccagtaGTTCTGTACTAGTTAGCGCAAAtacttataataatagctaacAGCTGGACGTACTTGTTGCGTGAATTCGTGTGGTAcaaagggggtgtggtctctgTAGGCCATGATCTCGTACAGTGCCTCCCGTACTGCGCTCTGATTGGTCGCGTCCACCGTGTATACCTGTACAATACGTATTACTACATTGAATATAATACGGACATATTCACACATCTGCTATTTTGCAATTTTAAGCACTTTGCATGAATAAAAATCGCCAAAAACATGAACtagtactagtaaatacacatgatccttgccaaaacGCAATAGTTGGACAGCAAAGAGTAAAATTTTCTGttgattcgcaaaggtttttcacccgcaaaacaCATGTACTAcgctataataatactcaGGAGATGATTGGCTATAACTTACATATGGCTTCCCAACAAAATGTTCAAGATATGGCACTTGTGAAGTCAGCTCCCTGACCGTTGGTTTACCACCAAAGAAATTCGTGTTAAGGCCAGAGTGTGGGGGCGTGAATGATGGTTGCAGGAACACGCAGCCGTGGGCAAGAGCCTCCAGTGGACCaggacctgtgtgtgtgggggggggagtgtgtgtgtgtgggagggtcaGAATACTATTAAAAAAAGGGTGTAGTGTCGTCTCTTTGAAGTACATCACACCAGCTACTACAGATACCGTACGTATTATACTGtaaacttttgattttaaacTACTAGAACCATCTCTCCTCcgtctgtaactagagttctgatggtccaaattcaacgattttatagttttctgaaagcttagaaggagcctgTTCAGATGGTgtgctcaaatcccaaatttgaaaacgggccataatttcctatTTTCTGGAAAAGGGCTATAGGAAAAACAGGTCCATAggaaaaacaggcccaaatctaattttaacacatcatctgaaaggccccTCTCTAttataagctttcagaaaatcataaaattgacGTTATCGAACCAACGGagctaaagttatggccgttcaaagatgctctatttaacgctaCATGTTATTAAGATATTATATCtctagaagtacatgtactgtacctacTCACCATCATACGGAAAACCAAGGCCCACGAATAATTTAGACTCTTCTAGcaacctgtgtgtgcatgtagagACGAGCATGAGGTCATGTGACTATTATGTGATACACATACGTACGTCTGTAGCTCGGCAGGTGGCAGCACTCCATGGTTGATGATATGAGCAGGGAAGTCAACTCCTGGATCCTAGGGAAAGGAAAATCGAAAGGAAAAATATCCATTATTAGCGGATACATTTGATTTAGCGATGAATTCATTTTGGCAATTTGGCAAATCAAGGTGAGGGTCGCCAAATGAATACTGATACTCAGTCCCagtgaatattattatagcatgagATCACTAATACAAAGGCAACATGATCGTCcaatagtgacgttgaacatTAATAATTTCGGATGATTCTCTACGATACAAACACGAAAAAAATTTCAACCAAATTAactttataaaattatattcaCCTTGAAAGTGCTATGTAGTTCTATAAACTCTCCCACGGTGTTTAGTAGCTCCTCGTTGCCGTGACGATACCACGCCTCCTTGCCGTATATCACAGCTTGATTCAATTTCACGGGTGCCGTTGTATTGAGTGGGCGTGTTTGAACTACGAACCCTAGGAACGAATTGTCGGGAGTATGCGGGAAAAGGTTCCAAAATTGCCGAGGGCTCTCAAAATTCCAATTGTTAAACATGCTCATCGTCTCGTCCGCTTGAAAGTTCAAAGTTCGGAACTGATCTATAATGAGGGGGCGGGAGGAATACATAATAGTCAACTTAACACGTAATACACGTATTGCACGTATTGCAAGGATGTAGAAATGTACAGAACACAgcatagcaggttattttcgtatggtggaaatttcgTATTTTTCGTATTTAGAATCATCAgaaaataatttattatttatgtgTCCGACAGAAAAGCAATAATTGCCGTAATGTCAGTAACTTACACAGTGGTTCTGTACCAAATGAATCCAGGACTCTAATACGACACTGGGAAAAAGGAAAAAATAAATCATACTCCCACactctccacacccacactccacacacaccttgtaAAGGGGGAAGTGACGACTGTCCCTCAGGGCAAACAAACCAATGTAATCAGTGAACACTACGTCAAACTCCAACTCTGTGCAGGATAATTATTGCGAATGATAAAAAAGTGACAATTTGCAGCCATACATGTACCGgtaatacatgtaggtctTTTTACAATTTTATTTTACAAATTAATTCATTAGCTTAGTACTCGCAAATTGATTATGTttaatgctcgcaaaacattgtaATAGTAGTAGTATGTCTTGTTCTGCATCAGcggtggctattttcaatacacaaatttgcctcttttGTGTGGTAAACTAGACCTAAGAgatggttagtaccaaccaccaccaccgaccagtgtgggcacatcactgATAGAATATTTCCTTACTCTTTCCCCTTTTCCCCCCAATAGTGTCTTgcctacatgattgtatactACTCACTCTTGAGACTGACTCTGTCTGATAGTTGCTTGCGTGAGGTGAGGATAGTCACATGATGTCCCAGCATATGCAGCGTCTGTGGATAcataatcacatgacatgtatacacacagtgacagaCCATGTAGAATGAATTGTAGactagaaataattataggttcaGAATGGTGACATAGAATCTATTGTACGCTAATGTTTTAATTTTTGGATTACTAAATACGAAAAAAACGAAAATTtggaacatacatgtacgaaaATATACCACATTGACGACAAGTTGCTAAAAAATTACCGCAATCAGATCACCCCACTGCACCAGCTCACCGAGGTATCCaccctgcacacacagaggtgtcacatgacatacaGCACggcatcacatgacatacagcacgcatcacatgacatacagcacacatcacatgacatacagCACGCATCAAATGACATACAGCACTCATCACATGACTTATAACCACCTTGTAGGCGTTATGAGCAAAATCGTAAGCACTGTACTCAGACAGCAGTCCCGGGAATAATAAGATCTTCTGAGGACGAGTAAATAGATATCCCATCTCCATGGCAACGGCCTTCTGAGCGTGTTCCCATGACAACGCTAGTCTGCAAAAAAATAatagtcactataattataatcatttatGCAGTTGTCATGGTGATGCTCACCGCATAATTCTTTCGCCAATCCATTTTAATTTGATACCTTGGTCAGTGAACATGTGAGATTTTACGAgagatgtcatgtgatttaaACCCTGTGCTCTGATTGGTTGATGCTCTCTCGGGCTACGATTGACTAGAGAGGGTGGgtttgaactttgacctggtACGACATCAAGAGGAATTTCCGACGGCTGTGTGTGCAAAAGGAGAAGACAAAGGCAGACGTACACGAGacctgtgtgatgtgtgtgccgtgtgggtggaggtgtgtgtgtgtgtggccggGGAGGAGGTGATTGTATGATATTAAATTGACAATAGGTAGTGTAGATCTACACTTCACATTCTCACCAGTGATGAACAGCCACTTGAGCTCCCTGGGTATAGTGGGGCGAGGCATCATCACAGCCTATAGCTATACCTGCATGCGTGCATCCTATAtacaatatgcatgcagtacactagctagctagctcagcaTGATATGCATGTCAGTGTAGTTACATCAAGTTACTTAGGAATTttaatttcaatatttctttTATTATGAACTACTTTTCGCACAATTAGAAAACCacaaattattaattttaacttttacacacacacacacacacacacacacacacacgagttTTGGGTACATTTATAAGCACTATAATAGTAGTTTAAAGAATTAAGTCAGTTCCGGTTGCGTCGAGGGCACGTACGAGAATCCAGCAAATGTATCGTCAGCCACACTCACGGACACGCCCACTGTCCCGTGCTTCGGAGGAGAGGGTGTGTCCGAAATAGCCTCATTTGTAAACTCCGAGTCAATATTTTTGAGATCGAAGGCGTCCTTTACTCGAGGGTTAAACGGAGGCTCCAATCTCTTGTTCAACAGGTCGTCCCAATTTATTGACCGGAAAAATGGGTGAGCTTTGATGTCTTCGTCGTCGCCTATCCCAGAGCCTAGTCTCATGTTCTTGTCTTTTTGTAGCAATCCTTCGAGCATGTTTCGTGCACTTGGAGTAATATGCGGTCGTAGCTGAAGAGGTTTGTGCAAAATGTTGTCGTACATTTGAGCAACATCACGAGAATAAAACGGTGGGAGCCCATACAGCATTTCGTATGTGACCACACCCAGACACCACCAGTCGACGCTCCGACCATACAGCTGTTTTCTGAGTACTTCCGGAGCTAGATACTCCGGGGTACCACAAAATGTGGAGGTGGTTTCGCCGAAACTCAAATTTTCTTTGCATAGCCCGAAATCTGTCAGTATGATGTGGCCCTTTGAATCTAGTAGGATGTTCTCTGGTTTGAGATCTCGATAGATGATGTTGAGCCGATGTAGGTAGCCCAGGGCAGATATGATCTCAGCAGCATAGAACCTGTATAAAGGGatatatcacgttgtcaagtttacaagggtgtaataaaagtcatacagctAGTCACTTCCGTGTTATTATGATTTTTATTGCACGGtcgaggcatgatttggtaaagggtcgtCGTGGTATATAAAAcacatacagtgtatatagcatgagaatcctcGTATTTCATGCTATATACCATTTCATAAAACACTCGGTATCATGCTGTATCTATTATAGCATTGAAAGATAAGCTTTTAGAAAACCACGAAATCATTAAAATTGGAGCATCAGAACACAAGTTCCGACTGTAAAGATATGCTACACATTTAAAGCAATGGCAAAATCACTGTACATGGTTTTATatctttggggcccattaacctggctgtattatagagggtggcctgctaacacaggtccaaacacatgctatggagagactttgggggcatgtctgtattattatagagggtggcctgctaacacaggtccaaacacatgctatggagagactttgggggcatgtctgtattattatagagggtggcctgctaacaaaggtccaaacacatgctatggagagactttgggggcatgtctgtattattatagagggtaGACAGGCTTCACTGTAAATGATATGTATTCTATTTTACGGAATATTTGCATGAAAGCTATCAATTACTCAAGCAGCCTCAACTGTAACAGATCAGTGTGTATAGTACCACACTGCTATAAGTTGGAGGGCCAGCCATAAGCACATACCAttatgtatactggtagttggtagtcTCAAATATCCCCACACAGAGTTTCAGTGACATTAGAAGAATGTTCAATGTTTGAACATTCTCTATTTTATTCCTACACAACACATAAACACTGGTAACCAAGGTCAACACTGGGTTAGATCACAGCTcacaattaccgtatagcgggtaattttcgggggggacgaaatattcgtggttcagtaatattgagacatttcgtgggtaatattttcgtggttggagcttgcactgcaggtaaaggtaggcaaggtcgcttcattcgtgggcaaaatattcgtggtcagaccttcaaccacgaaaaccacgaatattttgccccacgaaaattacccgctatacggtatagaggGTTCAAAATATGCAGGGGGGCCTGGGGGGGAGGTTGTAGGGcttacacaaaacacacaaacactcgTATAACTATAGTAACCAGCCCAAGGCCAACATCACAACTTGCTATATAATAAGTTATAAATATGCAAGGAGGGAAAGGTTTTACAAGGCTTGAAATGCACAGTTAAAGAATTAAGGTCatgagagctagctaagtaGATATAGAAGCGCTTCTTAACAAGGGATTCAAtggcacatgtatatatagtttactTCATTTTAAGATTTCGAAatcttaaccctttaaccgtcggattcttaattaacagtgaagtgaaatgtctgtaaattctctatcgggtttccagagcaataaaatgcctagcaaccatataccaatagaatgcccatacaacaaggaataaaatggtgcaacatgtgttgccataacgaccacggttattacgctcacccgtttttatcattttaaatgcttgGCCAgtggtgagataaaatccaaaaaatttcttttatggatcagcctatcatatggtataaaggcttgactaagcttgattttcacatcatatgaatgtaacagtgctaagatatatcaatttgaagtacaatacgtacatgtattactatatccgtgaacgatctatgaaatttacaagctcattataaagactgttcattactgctaattctatactatactcactactgatattctagctatactatactacttgccagagtcacacagtgagccctctcctggtctttcaccgtcctggtccatagctctagcgtctaggtccatgtcatgcatgtcctcagtcccagacagttcatcagcgtctggcataaagctggtagcctttgggaggtatcctactatcctctctccttcataggcactgtcatcaccagaggagacatcgccattgctgtcctcaagctgttcaagcacatcggcacaagtaaacaacctagccatagctataaacttcgtgcggtaagatgctaatgaaattttaatatagcaacgtggcttggaaaattctagactaaattgcacgtgattctacagctcttcctctatacagggatgtgcgtagttcgagctacttcctaagtatcgcagaattagaatttcgcaaaaaaagtcactattgcgggccacgatcgtggcccgtgacggttaaagggttaaaatTAAGAAaactatgacaaagttatggcAATTAATATTAAGAGGGgcaatataaaattatacagtacttgaatacgaaattttcgaggcacatATATTTTGTAGAATGGCCTctttgttgcacaatgttcgtggaatgactgcttaccggaaacCACGCCTTTAATTTGTACACGTTATACAAgcttcgtggacttaatttcatgtaggattgctaatccatgaaaacagcgaaaattaagcctctcaaaaatttcgcgctatacggtaaattgtatgtacagtaatGGTTGACTAGTCACCTTGCTCTGGGCTCATCGAAAACTCTCTCTCTTTGCAAATGAAAGAAGAGCTCCCCACCGTTCACGTAGTCCAGTACAAAATACAACTTCGTGCTTGTCTGAAATGAGTAGTGTAGTCCGACTAGGAACGGATGAGTCACGTTCATTAAGAGAACATTCCTCTCGGCCATGATGTGTTTGACTTCGTTGCGTTTGACAATTGCTTTCTTTTGAAGGACTTTGATGGCATAGAAGGCACCGGTTCCCTTGTGACGGCCCAGGTAgacctgtgagggtgtgtgatgtgtgtgggtgtggtgtgggtgtaagTACATTGCACTGTGTAGTAGAATGGACTTAAAATACTGTAgaatgggtgtgtgtgtggtgtgggtgtgtggtgtgtgtgtgtgtgtgtgtgtggtggtggtgtgtgtgtgtgtgtgtgtgtgtgtgtgtgtgtgtgtgtgtgtgtgtgtgtgtgtgtgtgtgtgtgtgtgtgtgtgtgtgtgtgtgtgtgtggggggtgtgtgtgtgtgtggtgtgtgggtgtgtagtgtgtgtgtgtgtgtgtgtgtgtgtgtgtgtgtggtgtgggtgtgtgtgtgtgtgtgtgtgtgtgtgtgtgtgtgtgtgtggtgtgggtgtgtgggtgtgtggtgtgtgtgtgtgtgtgtgtgtgtgtgtgtgtggtggtgtgtgtgtgtgtgtgtggtgtgggtgtgtgtgtgtgtgtgtgtgtgtgtgtgtgtgtgtgtgtgtgtgtgtggtgtgtgtgtgtgcccagaggaggtccgacacgagtacctcgattagtaaaatagtcacatgactttactgttgaattttgcacgtgaccaagcctaatcgtgtcgtacctcctctggtgtgtgtgtcaacaCAACAATagatatacaatgtacaatgatATACAATATCTAATAGCAGGCCTACTATTCACGTATGGGAGGGCAAGCAATTCCCTGAGGGAGTCTGTCTTATGAATATTCATAAACCTTGCCACACATCGACTGACAACAACACTATGGTATACATAATACAACACACCCATAGAGCCATAAAAGCATATCACCCTAGAGCCTATTTTAGACATAAATGTAGCACTACAATTGataaagtaccgtatagcgcaacattttcgaggggcttaatttttgcggattttgTAGGTTAGCAATCTTACAcgaaattaagtccacaaaaatgtttctttaattagaattatctgctataacgtgcaaagatttaaaggcgtggcttctggtaagcagtcattccgcgaacattgtgcaacgaaatgcttttagaggcaattccacgaaatatgagtgcctcgaaaatttcgcgctacaCGATATAATAGGAAAGGCCATATAAAACTTGAATCTAGAGTAACTTAAAACCAAAAGATAGGGTTCCGATTAATTTTATCACACAGTACTGTATGTTATAACTTCATTAAGGAGATGGTTTCCCCC
This is a stretch of genomic DNA from Halichondria panicea chromosome 1, odHalPani1.1, whole genome shotgun sequence. It encodes these proteins:
- the LOC135343302 gene encoding serine/threonine-protein kinase Sgk2-like translates to MAKPASNGSNDSFEDLSSPPTRDSRSTTVSVDDSETWVEAKRYTVYKVVIRLEDRSYFLFRRYNEFNDLYDKIKKNYPSEAGILKLPGKRYLGNNFAPEFIKGRRVGLHDFIINLMKIPNILEFPPAREFLAIDDQRSALPIYDNETIDEPAERGGVAEADRVELGEKENTTAQITDLDLLKVIGKGSFGKVYLGRHKGTGAFYAIKVLQKKAIVKRNEVKHIMAERNVLLMNVTHPFLVGLHYSFQTSTKLYFVLDYVNGGELFFHLQRERVFDEPRARFYAAEIISALGYLHRLNIIYRDLKPENILLDSKGHIILTDFGLCKENLSFGETTSTFCGTPEYLAPEVLRKQLYGRSVDWWCLGVVTYEMLYGLPPFYSRDVAQMYDNILHKPLQLRPHITPSARNMLEGLLQKDKNMRLGSGIGDDEDIKAHPFFRSINWDDLLNKRLEPPFNPRVKDAFDLKNIDSEFTNEAISDTPSPPKHGTVGVSVSVADDTFAGFSYVPSTQPELT
- the LOC135343264 gene encoding alpha-1,6-mannosylglycoprotein 6-beta-N-acetylglucosaminyltransferase B-like, which gives rise to MMPRPTIPRELKWLFITGLVYVCLCLLLLHTQPSEIPLDVVPGQSSNPPSLVNRSPREHQPIRAQGLNHMTSLVKSHMFTDQGIKLKWIGERIMRLALSWEHAQKAVAMEMGYLFTRPQKILLFPGLLSEYSAYDFAHNAYKGGYLGELVQWGDLIATLHMLGHHVTILTSRKQLSDRVSLKKLEFDVVFTDYIGLFALRDSRHFPLYKCRIRVLDSFGTEPLYQFRTLNFQADETMSMFNNWNFESPRQFWNLFPHTPDNSFLGFVVQTRPLNTTAPVKLNQAVIYGKEAWYRHGNEELLNTVGEFIELHSTFKDPGVDFPAHIINHGVLPPAELQTLLEESKLFVGLGFPYDGPGPLEALAHGCVFLQPSFTPPHSGLNTNFFGGKPTVRELTSQVPYLEHFVGKPYVYTVDATNQSAVREALYEIMAYRDHTPFVPHEFTQQGMLERVGSYLSHQNFCDGFDLALGRPAYSSSCFQTHTPGEAVDGLPDEDSCFWSAPGSSHWWSVDLEDELNIVKIRITNTFEWVLAKTWGAVFLDPFVVTLLNSDGDQVLSRQFTDSRTFYVWDDIHVRARHVRIDSLEHGDGPSYLVLCGVEVFGGSSQHPLWPDLTLLHMLTGKKGVACKDACMSEGLVCEPAYFKAINNHNVLREQLNCTTTDTVQGRFVDFPPALCVESDGAVSPGTCLTNNEPMLFSCAGRHSNYQRLCPCRKFTKGQVAIPPSI